TAAAGAATAAACCACTTGGTGTGAAAACAAGTATGGTTATTTCTGTAGCAAGTTGTTTAATTACGATGGTTTCAATTGAATCTGTGCATGTATATTCTGTTCCAGGACATACAAATATGGATCCGATGCGACTGGCCGCTCAAATTGTTAGTGGAATTGGTTTTCTTGGCGCAGGTGTCATTTTACGAAGAAGTAATGACGTTATTTCTGGATTAACAACAGCTTCTATGGTGTGGGCTGCTTCAGCTTTAGGAATCGCAATTGGTGCAGGATTTTATTTACAAGCGACAGTTGCTATGGTTTTAATTATTTTAGCGATTAATGTACTTCCGCAACTTGTGAAAATTGCAGGACCGTATTCATTAAGACAAAAGGATTTATCTATAAAAATTACTGTTAAAGAGCATCATGAGTTAGATGGTATATTTAAGCAAATTAAAAATTTAGGCATGCATGTGAAACGCGTGAAAATTAAAGATATAGATAGTGGAGCATTTCAGCAACTAGAGATGGTTATTTTAGCTCCAGAAGATTTATATACAACAGAGTTATATAGTTCCCTGAAAGAGATAGATCGAGTAGTTTCAGTTGAAGTGGAAAGTAGATAATTGTGATAAAAAAGAGTGAAGTGAATTCACTCTTTTTTATTTGGATTTTTAAGGAATGAAATTGATATAATGATGAGTAATAAAGGGAGAGAAATGATGGGAATACATATTAGAAGAGCAATAAAGGATGATATACAAGGTATAGCAAAGGTGCATGTCGATAGTTGGAAAGCAACGTATAAAGGGATATTTGCTGACGAAATTCTAGATAATATAGCATATGAGAAACGAGAAAAACAATGGGAAGATATTTTTCAAAAAGAGGGTAATCATCAATTTAGATTTGTAGCAGAGAATTTAAATGGAGAAATAGTTGGATTCATCGATGGGGGAGTAGAAAGAACTGGTACATATAATTGTGATGGAGAATTATATGCAATCTACCTTTTACAAGAGTATCAAGGAATGAAAATAGGACAAAAGTTATTTCAAGCTTTATTATCGGATTGTATAAATAATGATATGCAATCACTTTTAGTTTGGGTTGTTACGAATAATCCTTCTAAAAAGTTTTATGAAAAATTTAACCCAGAAAAAATTGATACAAAATTTTTAGAGCGATTACAGGTAGAAGAGACAGCATATTGCTGGAGAGATATAAATAATATTATTATGTAAATTTTATGTTTGAAAGAGGTATACCAATTAAGGTATACCTCTTTTGTTTAAACATTTTGGATAGATTACTAATGAAAAATAGTAAGTATGTAGTTTGAAACTGAGTATTTTTTTGTGTATTTTTAACTAGATCAAAGAAAAGAGGGAAAACAATAAAAATTAAAGCAGATAAAAAAATTCTGAAATATACTATTGAATTGAATATCATTATCAATTAGAATCATAGTTGATAACGATATTCAATTATCAATTGTAATATGAAATTCTCATAGCGTTAATATAAAGAGGAGGACCAACATGCAGCATGCGAAACAAATCGCAGAACATGCAACATTACAAAGCTTTTTAAACTGTTATTTAAGAGAAACAGGGAGTGGAGAATGGATTACAGAGGATGAAAGAATGAAGAGTATCTTCAGTAATACGTTGAATAGAGATACAGTCCCCACATATTTATGTTGTCGGCTATCGGCACAGAACGTTACTTTGTATGGAGAAGTTATATATAAATCATCAACAGATCGCCATTTGTTTGGAGAACAATTTTATTATCAAATTGGAGATAGTAATTCTGTTATTACAGCAGATTACGTTACAGTTATCACATTTTTAATAAAAGAGATGTCTATCAACTATGGAGAAGGAACGAATCCTGCGGAACTTATGCTTCGAGTCATTCGTAGTTGTCAAAATATTGAGGAATTTACAAAAGAGAGAATAGAAGATACATCCGCATTATACGGTTTCCATACAACTTTTATAGAAGCGGAGCAGTCTTTATTATTTGGGCATTTAACTCATCCTACACCAAAGAGTAGACAGGGGATATTGGATTGGAAAAGTGCAATGTATTCTCCAGAATTAAAAGGAGAATGTCAGCTTCATTATTTTCGGGCACATAAAAGTATAGTAAATGAAAAATCATTATTATCAGATTCTACAACAATGATTATAAAAGAAGAATTAAGCAATGATGAGACGGTTAGTAAGGAATTTATAGCGAAGTACTGTAAGGAAGATCAATATGCATTAATTCCAATTCATCCGCTTCAGGCAGAATGGCTCTTGCATCAAGCTTACGTACAAGATTGGATAGTTCAAGAATTGCTTGAGTATATTGGACCTATAGGTAAGTATTATATGGCAACATCATCACTAAGGACACTGTATCATCCCGATTCGAAGTATATGCTTAAGTTTTCATTTCCGGTGAAAGTAACGAATTCAATGCGTATTAATAAACTGAAAGAACTTGAGAGTGGTCTTGAAGGGAAGGAAATGTTAAATACGGCTATTGGTGAAGTACGAGAAAGATTTCCAGGATTTGATTTTATTTGTGATCCAGCCTTTATTACATTAAATTATGGAACACAAGAATCTGGATTTGAAGTAATTATTCGTGAGAATCCTTTTTATAGTGAACATGCAAACGACGCAACATTAATTGCTGGGCTAGTTCAAGACGCTATACCTGGAGAGCGTACGCGGTTATCGAATATTATTCATCGTCTAGCAGATTTAGAAAGTAAAAGCTGTGAAGAAGTAAGCTTAGAGTGGTTTAGACGATATATGAATATTTCTTTAAAGCCAATGGTATGGATGTATTTACAGTATGGTGTTGCATTAGAAGCTCATCAGCAAAATAGCGTTGTTCAGCTAAAAGATGGTTATCCGGTCAAATATTATTTCCGTGATAATCAAGGATTTTATTTCTGTAATTCAATGAAAGAGATGCTTAATAATGAATTAGCTGGTATTGGAGAACGTACTGGAAATTTATATGACGACTATATTGTGGATGAGAGATTTCGTTACTACTTAATTTTCAATCATATGTTTGGCCTCATTAATGGTTTTGGCACAGCAGGATTAATTAAGGAGGAAATTCTTCTCTCGGAATTAAGGTCTGT
This DNA window, taken from Bacillus cereus ATCC 14579, encodes the following:
- a CDS encoding MgtC/SapB family protein translates to MSYEFLLKLGLALFLGLFIGIDRQLKNKPLGVKTSMVISVASCLITMVSIESVHVYSVPGHTNMDPMRLAAQIVSGIGFLGAGVILRRSNDVISGLTTASMVWAASALGIAIGAGFYLQATVAMVLIILAINVLPQLVKIAGPYSLRQKDLSIKITVKEHHELDGIFKQIKNLGMHVKRVKIKDIDSGAFQQLEMVILAPEDLYTTELYSSLKEIDRVVSVEVESR
- a CDS encoding GNAT family N-acetyltransferase; translation: MGIHIRRAIKDDIQGIAKVHVDSWKATYKGIFADEILDNIAYEKREKQWEDIFQKEGNHQFRFVAENLNGEIVGFIDGGVERTGTYNCDGELYAIYLLQEYQGMKIGQKLFQALLSDCINNDMQSLLVWVVTNNPSKKFYEKFNPEKIDTKFLERLQVEETAYCWRDINNIIM
- a CDS encoding IucA/IucC family protein; its protein translation is MQHAKQIAEHATLQSFLNCYLRETGSGEWITEDERMKSIFSNTLNRDTVPTYLCCRLSAQNVTLYGEVIYKSSTDRHLFGEQFYYQIGDSNSVITADYVTVITFLIKEMSINYGEGTNPAELMLRVIRSCQNIEEFTKERIEDTSALYGFHTTFIEAEQSLLFGHLTHPTPKSRQGILDWKSAMYSPELKGECQLHYFRAHKSIVNEKSLLSDSTTMIIKEELSNDETVSKEFIAKYCKEDQYALIPIHPLQAEWLLHQAYVQDWIVQELLEYIGPIGKYYMATSSLRTLYHPDSKYMLKFSFPVKVTNSMRINKLKELESGLEGKEMLNTAIGEVRERFPGFDFICDPAFITLNYGTQESGFEVIIRENPFYSEHANDATLIAGLVQDAIPGERTRLSNIIHRLADLESKSCEEVSLEWFRRYMNISLKPMVWMYLQYGVALEAHQQNSVVQLKDGYPVKYYFRDNQGFYFCNSMKEMLNNELAGIGERTGNLYDDYIVDERFRYYLIFNHMFGLINGFGTAGLIKEEILLSELRSVLESFLPYNREPSTFLRELLDEDKLACKANLLTRFFDVDELSNPLEQAIYVQVHNPLVREVAVRS